The DNA region CACATACAAAACATCATTTATACATTGCGGCAAAAGAAAGCTCTTTCCCGATGTTTTAGAGAATCGTGTCCTGTAAACGAAATGACCGGGGATATGCACGTTCTTGAACAAACCGCCTTTTTTGCATCCCGAACAGTATATAAGCAGCTTCCCTAAGGCACTCCAGTTTCCATCAATACTGTGAGTTCCGCTAGATTGGAGATCAATCATCATCTTCGGAGCTCTCGTTCGACAAAACTCTTTCCATAAAACTCGCTTGGCAAGATCATCGAACCATTTGCATACACATGAGAGAGTAGCTATTAGCTTCGGGTTCCAATTCAAATTGTTAAACACCAAGAATATCACATCTTCGCTTAAATGACCTTTTGTACATTGGCAAGAAGACGAGTGTACGCATCGGTACTGCTTCGTGAGAATCATTTCCTTCACCTGAAAAAAGTTTGTACAATGCATTTCAATTCAAGCAATAGCATTGTAACCTAAACAAGACTAAACCAATGTTGATAAGTATCGGCTATAGCAGTACTCAGGGCCGTCTTTGAGGGCGTTCAACACGGGATAGCGCATATGCTTAAAATTTGTCACACTTAAACCGTAGATAAATAGGGTCTCCAAAACTTAAAAAGCCTATGACAGTACCATATGATAGCGGAATTTGAACAAACGGCTGATTCCTGCGATCCCTGCGATCCGGGATTGACGATACCAAACTTAATTTTTTCAAAACTCAATAAAAAACACAAATTCAGAGTTTCCCAAATTCCACATGCACAAAAATGATAAAGCAAACGTAGCAGAAAAAGCTCAAAATTGAAAGCAATTAAAATTCAATTCTCTCAAAATCAAACAACACAATCTACAGCACATTGAGTTAGCATGAATCTCTTTCTTTACTAGAGACAAATTCAAAATGACCCATCACTAGATTTCACAGAATCCATACTCAAaattagaaattcatgaaaaCATTCTACTTGAATGAAGAAAACCAATCAAATTCAAACCTCACCACCAAAAATTGGATCATGTAAGCTTGCAATTAgattaaaaacaaacaaaataaaaccTAGATTGTGTCTTATCTAAGGTTAAAGGAACAAGCTTTATGATCCATATATAAACCCCAAAACCTGAAGGGGTGAAAAAAATGAACAACAAGACATGCAATTGGAAAAAACAAGAAAAGTGTAAGTGTGAAAACAGCCAAACCAACAACAAACAACAAGAAAGAGAGCAACTTGATTGTAAAAATTGCAAAGTAAAGAGGTAATTTTCACCTCTGAGTAGAGGAAATTTGGTCCAAGAAAAGCACAGAAACCAACATCACACTTGAAAgctgagagagagagagagggggtGGGAAAGGAagaagaaataaataaataaaagaagaAAATCAAAGTTTTGCAAGAGAAAGTGTAATAATAACAATACTATATTATGATATCTTTATTTGAGAAATTAAAATTTCTCTTTAAataaaaatttcattttaaattatgaaataaattcagtattttttatattttatattaaaaCCAATTATTATAGTCtcttttaaaataaattatttcaAAACATAAactttattttaattatttatttttttatggACACAAATACAAattttatattaatatatattCAATTATCTGTTTTTTCATGGACACACATATAAATTTGATGATACCGTACTTGCGCGTATCCATATCCgttaataattaaaaatattaattaaatattcTTTAAAATTATTATATTTGATAAATTCATTTCATTAATAACCACTTAATTTAACTTGATAatatcattttcacttaaaactTTAATTGCATATGTTTTTCTTTCGCGTCTTCTTCTTGTTTTGCGTCTTTTTCAAAAGTTATACACATAATTTTCCATTTACATcatataaatttattttttgtaaattacaattaatatatatatatatataatatatatatatatatatatatatatatatatatatattcatggGTATCCGCAAATAACCATTGATATTTCAAAATCCGCGGATACCTATCTAGCAGATATTCGCACGAATATGGTGCTGATACAAGTATCGTATTTACTAAATATGGAGAGTGGCGAGGTCTAGTACCCGTGCCCATGGATATCCATTCTCATTCCTAGGTAATACACGAAAACAGTAAAATAATACTCCATCTGTCTCACAATGAATGATTTAATTGGAATAAAAAAGTATATCAAAATGAGCTGTCCATTTCAATTTATAATGCAAATTAATTCTTTTTTCAATTATGTCTTTTAATTATTACTACTTTCATCAATGTCAATACTTAATAATGTTTACTTTGGTAAAAACATAATTCTCTCTCTTTCATTTATCCATTTTTTAATATGTGTGAAATGATCAACTTAGTCACTCATTGTGGAATAAATAGAGTATTACAAATACAACTGACTAAAATATTTATATTTGTCATATCATATCAgtaatttaaaaataaaaatatgattTGACGAGATACATGTTTTTCATTGATTGACAATATACAATTATTTTATAATGTAaatgcatattttattttctcaattgtaaaagtgattttttttttttaaaaacataacatgcttttcaattaatttttcaaaataaccatAATTTCAAATAAAATACCAAACTAACCATATTTGAAACAAATATAATTCGTTGGCAAGAGCAGTAGCCATACAGACTGACGCATGCATTTAATGGTTGTACATATACCCCATGGTTGTTAGCACATGCATGCATCCTTTAGGAGCATGTGCAACATGCAGTGACTACTGCATTATTTAGGGTTTTCTATATATACCCCAACCCTTCGCCATCATTTTTCACCGATCTTCATTCCCTCTCCATTATTTTTTACCCATCTTCCAAGTCTCTCATTCAATTGTTCTTGAAAATATTGCCTTATATGTAACCTTATATACACAAGAGAAATGTTGATTTGATTTATTCAGCAGGAAAGCCTCCGATGAAGATTTGACTCTGGAAAACAGATACGTTCGAGCATCTTAATAGGAGCTTgattcgttggttagatggagacaTTGCAGATGGTGAAAAGATCATAAGAATTCAAAGGCTTGTTATGGTGTACAATGACAATGGAGAAAGTCGTTTCTAGGACTCAGTTAAAACTGACAGAGATTATCATATTATGATGCATAGCAGTGAGGAAATTGTCatgatggttgtaatcgcatatATATGTTGCTTAGTCGTCGTATTTATTTGTATTATTATTTAGTTGTTGTAACCAAATATTGTAAATGAACATTGTTTTCAATATCAAATAAAATGGTTACATATAAAATTATCTTGTAGTGCTTGCTCCAACATTGGAAAAGTTTGTACAATTGTGTCCGggctgacgacatgaactacatagtctCACCATTTTGTTCGCCATATCCATTTCGGTTCCAATATGCGTGCTGTTAGGGCGACCATTTTTCTTTCTTCGCAAGTTTCAATTGTGCCAAAGTATATTTCCTTGATATGTAGGCCAATAATCATCATTTTCTACCACCGAAAAGCAATTGTTGTACACATTGGATaggtttatgactttgtaaatgACAAATAGTAAATTGGAAGGGTCCTGTTGAGCCTTTAAACATGCTGCcatgacatgggaacaaggcatacgaaaggcttggaactcTCCGCATTCGCACCAACCTCTATTTAGTTCTACTCAGTAGTATCCCCTTGGTCTTCCCTCATTATGATCCATTGTCTCATCTACACTGAACTAACCTTTGCTCCGGTCAAACATTGTGACCACATGTGTCTTAGCTTTGGCAGCTTACTCCTTAATGAGTTTCATTTAAGTTTCACTGAATAACTGCCCCGATTGTAACATTGAACCCCATTTTGAACATCTGATCTCAAATAGTGACCCTAACCTAAAGTAGTTTGCTCTCACCAAATAGGTTTTCGgtaggtttcagatgcctttAAAGACATGGTTCATTGATTCCACGAGATTTGCTTTCATGTGGCCCCATCGTTGACCATTGTCGAATtccctagtccacttctccaatggaatatttTTGATTCACATTACTGCATCTGCATTTGTCAATCTGATatcttcgcggtagtgtttgaagGAAGGTTATGTTAATGCATACCTTGCGTTCACAACCTTCTTCTGTAGCGtcttgtctttgatctcccgcatgaAATTTTGAGTGATGTGTCTAATGCAGTAGAAATGCGTAGAAGGAGGATCCTACAAGCCGTTATCAAGGTTTTTATAAGCACTCTCAATTGATGGATGTCCGTCTAAAATCAAGCATAAGTTAGAATGAGGAGCAACACGTAACTATCAACATGAGTGATACACATCGAGGAACTATCAACAATATTGCGGAGTTTGTAAGTTACTATTTAGACTGTATTACAAAATTTCTCGATAATTCTTTTCCTTAACTATTTTCCTTAATTATCTTTTGTTATGATTCAAAGAGATttcgatgtcgtgtacatgaatatgtaccacaCGACCCATTGATAGAACCATGTTTACGAGCAGACGATTTTGGTCATTTACTCAACATAATCTCATACTCTGTTGATTATAAATTTATCCTTGGTTCGGTAGAAAGATGGAGacccgagacacacacatttcACCTTTTTTTCGGTGAATGTACCATCACACTAGAGGACATATACATGTTGTTAGATCTACCTGTCGAAGATAAGACTGTTAATGGTAGAGTTAACTAAGATAATGCAATATGCAAAGACTtgttgggtgcccctttgtgtgaagAGACAACTAGGGGTCAAGGTATTAATctaaaatatcttaaacaatattattcAAGTATAATATTAACCGAAGATTCGACTGAGTATGAAAAAATACTTAAAACTCagtgttatattatgattctatttggtAATTTTTAATTTCCTGAAACTACTGGTAATCCGATAAATATTATGTATTTTCCGTTGTTaagaaacataaataaaataGAAACATATAGTTGGGGTCCAGCTGTTTTGTCTCATCTATATAGTTGGGGCCCAGCTTTTTGCTATAAGCATGAGGTTGGTCGagaatgtcgtcactcgccccgATCAACGAGAATCCATTCACATTCCCCTTCGCAACAAAGTAAATTTATCTTATTCTTCGAATTTGATTACTTTATACTACAATTAActataaataatttattttcaatCTTTTCGGTTTATGTGGTCTGTTCTGGGGATGAACTACACTAGATATCCCAAATATGCTATAGTAGTTTATCACAACCTTATATACCACCTTGGACCAGAAGATGTATTACAACTAAACAACTCAATATAATCTAATTTTTGTAATATTACCAAATTACAAATCTTATAATCATGTATTTTTCTTATACAGTTTATCTGGAAGCTGTATTTAGGTCTCAACCATGAGGTTAACCCCGATGATGATGTAGTTTGGATAAAAAAACACCAATCACCAAGTTTACTACTATGGATATGCACCAGAGTGATCGTGTCAAACTGCAGTTCgacatgcaacaacaaattccagacCCTCCGATTTGTTTGGGAGACTAACATCAACTAAGAGTCGATGCCGAATGGGGGTTATTCCGATTGAAAAAAGTTTTCTAAAGAGATGTATCGTCAATGAAGGAATCAACATCgacacatcttaaacgaacctatcatacatggtgctagaccaactcaaaATTATATGAATTGTTATAGGTTGATTACAACGACACAGTTTGTGTCCGACCCGAGGTATTTGATCGACCCACGCTAACGAGTttcgtcatcatacgcccaacaacaaaCCCCCGTCCTACACCCAACCCCACACCATTACCAAACCCAACAACAATGCCAACTcacccaaacccaacgaccaaTCTCACAACGCCACCATACCAGATACATCCAACCACCAAACACCAACCCTACAaccaattcatgccacacacccaaacacaaaaccaagagCATGACCCATACCACCAACAATCAAACGCCACCACCCCATCTTACTATAGCCTTGATGATTCATACAATTCCATCTCATCCCACCATAGCCCCCCCAACGATGTACATCCAAACATCACATCGTAAATGCACCCAACCACCACATGACTTTCTTACACCACAAGAACCATTGCTTAgtttccaaaatgattcaatgcCCCAAATCAACCAATCAGCCTGTCCACACGTAACCCAACCACCACGACCCAACTACGAgaacatgggcaccgaactcgACTACGGCACCCCGACTCTTGGGTAGAAATGATTGAAAATTTCTTAAATATGTCAGGACCCTCGCACCAATTACATTTGCATTAAACCAATACTAGGAGATCCCAAACACCTCAgaaaaatcgtgggagacctcaaAGGAAAGCGAACGCGTTAGAATGTGGAACAGGGGGTGTTACGATTGATCATGTCATTAATTTTCTATTCAATCGTTGTGTGATTCAATTTTATgaaataatattataaattatttttaactttctacttcattttaaaaaaatttagttaaaatatttaaaaattaaaaaaataactAAATAAAACAGTAGTCATTGTCTGTGGCGCGTGCTCCTAGAAGATGCATGCATGCACGACATGCGGTGGCATGATGTTTAAGCACGTGCCATGCATGGTAACGCCTATGTACAATCTTTGAGTACACGCGCCATTAAGCATTACTACTCCTCTTGCCggataattttttttatttaaaagtAAGTTACTTTGATATTTTATCTAAAATATTGGTTATTTCAAAAAATTAATTAGAAATATGAATTATTTAAAAAAGAATCGcaaaaatattatatatatagaaAACATCAAACCCAAATGAGCTAAACTtcaataataaaataatttgaaatttgaATCTCGACTATAAATATATCCTTATTTAATTTCTAATGCAAGTTGTGATTAGAATTATTTTCAGTTGAAAAAATCTATAAAAAGACGAATGAAATAGTGTGTATTTTagaaataaaaaccaaaattaCATTTATTTATAAGTAAAACCCCAATTTAACAATGTCTATAAAAAATTACAAATCAATTATACTAtctattttttaatatttaaattcatctttttttttataattttagtAGTTTAATAACATTTAAAattttaacttttaaaaatgaatattttaaataactcaagtttcaattctcattttaaaataatatatttcTATGATTACCAACTAGTTTAACAAAATTTAAACTTATACATTTTAAAAATGAAGAGATGTAAATTTACATATTTTATAAATTTATTGAATAGAAATTATATATTGTCGAAGTATATTAATTATTGAATTTatctaaaataaataaatatttttttataaataaacCTTTTTGCAAGTTGTATCACTATATTTTAATGTGTAAAATTGACACAGATATTTATTTATACCATATCTCATCTAAACACTCAAGTTGTTCAAAAGAGTAGTAAGCTGTTATAATGAGAATAGCAGAAAAGTAGGTTTGGTGAAAATGTATTGTCAAGTGATGTAACATTGGTCAATGAAGCATGGTTACGTGTCATTCGGGCAATGGCAGTGTTTTAGCAGTTCcttaaaaaaatcaaaatatcacAATGTTTCAATCCAACAAGTGGAAGGAAAATGATTCTTTTAGCTTTGTCCACACCTCCCACGTGTCAGATTTCTAATTTGACGGCTTTCATTATCACGTTGAGTGTGCTTTGGTGATTCCAAAAACTAAGTTTCTAAACCAACATAAATGTACACATTCTTGGAGTATTTGATTTGTAATTTGGTAATCTGGTCTATAATGTTTAAGTTGCTGATAGTAGGGCATTGCTTTCTGGATCATTCCTTCAGAATAATATTGAGTAAAGGTTCCGGGAATAATTAAGatttttaagaagaaaagagaagaGAGATAAACTATAttataaaattatatatttttaacaATTAAAGTGAAAAATAAAGTGCCTAGATTTATATcatcttttatatatatattatatatatatatatatattatatatataatatatatatatatatatatataatatatataatatatattatatatatatatatatatatatatatatatatatatatatatatatatatatatatatatatatatatatatatatatataatttattcACGGCAGTATTTAATGTCAAATACATGCTTATAAACTTCGACACTTATAtgttgaatatatatatatatatatatatatatatatatatatatatatatattatatatatatattttaaacTTCGACACTTATATGTTATGACACTTATATTGAATACAACTATGTCGAATACATCTTACCTACTAATTAATGAATTGTCTTTTTAACAAAGTTTTTTAAACCATATTAAACACATATTATGTATACCCTATCATTCCACTGAGTATGTCTTTCACCCGTTTTGAATTTTGATATAGAGCACATACATGTACATTGTTAAAAGCCTTTTAAAGTTGAATTAGTCAAATTCTTGCAATATTTTGATCGAGAAAATTATTCACATTTAATTTTTAACTCAAATAAAATTATTGTAAGAATTTATAAGTCCTAATCAAACATAAAAAGAACTTAACATAATAACCAATAGTACAAAAATAACATTAGAATTATTGATATAAAATCTATTTTactaaaaaaaatataaaatttatatatattttgtaataaaaataaaacatctAGTTTTAATATTAATCATTAATACCCCATTTTTAGATAACGAAGTGTCTAATATACATTACTTTTAttacaaataatttttttaatgtAAGATATCTGcttttaagaaaaataaatataaaattattaaataataatctctctctctctctctctctctctctatatatatatatatatatatatatatatatatatatatatatatatatattcatcCATGCTTTTAGAAATATTAAATCTGATATCAAAATTTGAAGTTGTACCTGATTTGATTTGAAAAAATTATATAcacaataaataaataattaaaattgtCACTAAAATTTAAAGAAGTTTGCTTTTGTAAACTTGTGCTTTTGTAAAACCTAATGCTACATATCACATAAAACCCATATGCTCTCATATTAGGATTCAAGGACCAACGGTTTACAATTGCATATTCTCTCGATTCTTCTCTCAATCAATCAAATTTAAAAAATCCTCTAAAAAATGTTAAGAATATAAAAATTCTCAAAATCAGTTTTGAATAATCACAAACGTAATCCCTCTCTTTTAGGTTTCAATATTTCTTTAAATTAGATTTGGTGATCAATTTTACTATGGAATTAGAATTGGTGTTCTCCGTCGCTTGCCACACACTACCGTGTCAAGATCCTAGTAGTATGCTCTTTTACTTATTACTATTTTTCTTAAATGCTCACTCTAATTAGTTAGTTTTGTTTAACTTGTGTTCTCTGGAAATGAAATTTCATATCACTTTGATTCAAGGTTATAACTCCTTTGTTATTTGATATTGACTATGTTATTTGATAATTAATTTTTAGGTATTGTTTGATGTGATTAGTTCTTAAGTAAGAATAatatattttgatttttatcatAATGTGTTTTACTAATTTGAAATTCATTGGCCATGGATTGTgataattattttattttgatttgttTCTGAAATATTACACAATGCAAGGACATGATGAATAAATTTAGAATGAGCATGCCTTAATCTAGAGTTCCATAGAGCACCATTGTTTGTAGAGGAAACAAAGTACAAGTTTTAAGACTTATTAAAAAGAGATTTATAAGATGGTTCTAAATATAGATTGTTGAAGCAATACAATCCACTTTCATCAAGGAACTCTTTAAGAAAAATCAAGCTAGATTCTTGTGATTTAACATAACACTTGTTAGCATGAAATGCAAAGTACACGTTATTATCTCTAGAAAATTTAAAAATTGAAATGAGATTTTCATCAAGGAACTCTTTAAGAAAAATCAAGCTAGATTCTTGTGATTTAACATAACACTTGTTAGCATGAAAATCAAAGTACACATTATTATCTCTAGAAAATTTAAAAATTGAAATGAGATTTCTAGTAATGCTAGGAACAAGCAAAATGTTATTTAGTGTTAGCTTAGAATTGGACATGCTTTTGGACTTAAGATTGGAGGAACCTACAGATTTGACTGCAAGACTATGACCATTTCCAACTAAAACCTCATTAGGATAAGCACGAGAATGAACATTTTATAAAtttgaagagaaagaaatgatATTATGTGATGCACCTGAGTCTGCAAACAAGGCACGAGACTCTATGTCTTAGGGAACATGAAGGTTATTATAGTGAGTTAATAATACAGTGGCTTGAGTAGAAGTGGTGGTTTCACTTGTCTGATTAACATTACTCTGATCAGCTAAAGAAGAAGGTTCTGCTTGATATTTCAATGGTTAAGATATAAAGTATTCATCATATATATCTATGACAACATGACCATATTTGTTGCAAATTTGACAAGTTGTTCTATTACATGTGGTGTTAACTTTTCTTCCACAACCTCTACCTCTAAATGCACGAGCTCGACCATAAAAGTGTTGATAGGAACCTGATGCAACTTCATTCTTTCCAGGAAAATTGTTAGACACGGCTTGAGCAACATTTGTTGTTGCACTTCGAGTTGAGAGCTCTTGATGATATTTATCCAGTTGAGCTTCTTGGACATGGAGTAATTCCTTCACATCATAGATTTCTATTGGTTACAGTTTTCCATATATCATAATGATGAAGGCATTATATTCTTTAGGTAGACCTTGGAGTATCGCATTAATGTGATCCCTATTAGATATTGAATCACCAACTGCTAGCAGGGAATTAA from Lathyrus oleraceus cultivar Zhongwan6 chromosome 1, CAAS_Psat_ZW6_1.0, whole genome shotgun sequence includes:
- the LOC127121637 gene encoding EID1-like F-box protein 2 isoform X1, with the translated sequence MVKEMILTKQYRCVHSSSCQCTKGHLSEDVIFLVFNNLNWNPKLIATLSCVCKWFDDLAKRVLWKEFCRTRAPKMMIDLQSSGTHSIDGNWSALGKLLIYCSGCKKGGLFKNVHIPGHFVYRTRFSKTSGKSFLLPQCINDVLYVSDPCEHLDQGEEGDIGFFRGVFKSFATTNIRRMLINKGAQLHSTEVCPYCKARLWSMLQANMIPQTASCRLGSYEECVDYHVCLNGHMVGICTLLPLSDSEEVSEKE
- the LOC127121637 gene encoding EID1-like F-box protein 2 isoform X2 yields the protein MILTKQYRCVHSSSCQCTKGHLSEDVIFLVFNNLNWNPKLIATLSCVCKWFDDLAKRVLWKEFCRTRAPKMMIDLQSSGTHSIDGNWSALGKLLIYCSGCKKGGLFKNVHIPGHFVYRTRFSKTSGKSFLLPQCINDVLYVSDPCEHLDQGEEGDIGFFRGVFKSFATTNIRRMLINKGAQLHSTEVCPYCKARLWSMLQANMIPQTASCRLGSYEECVDYHVCLNGHMVGICTLLPLSDSEEVSEKE